In Streptantibioticus cattleyicolor NRRL 8057 = DSM 46488, a genomic segment contains:
- a CDS encoding TetR/AcrR family transcriptional regulator, giving the protein MAQASTTKATAAVPRRLLAEATRLFAERGFDRTSVQEIVEAAGVTKGALYHYFGSKDDLLYEVYARVLRLQTERLEQIAAGADDVAGRLHRAAADVVVTSIENLDDTKIFFRSMHQLSPEKQKAVRAERRRYHERFRALVEEGQCTGVFRSQLRPDLVVDFFFGSVHHLGTWYRADGPLTADQVATEFADLLLYSVRRP; this is encoded by the coding sequence ATGGCACAGGCCAGTACGACGAAGGCGACGGCCGCGGTTCCCCGGCGGCTGCTCGCCGAGGCCACCCGGCTCTTCGCGGAGCGCGGGTTCGACCGCACCTCGGTCCAGGAGATCGTGGAGGCCGCCGGGGTGACCAAGGGCGCGCTCTACCACTACTTCGGCAGCAAGGACGATCTGCTGTACGAGGTCTACGCCCGCGTCCTGCGGCTCCAGACCGAACGCCTGGAGCAGATCGCGGCGGGCGCCGACGACGTCGCCGGACGCCTCCACCGGGCCGCCGCCGACGTCGTCGTCACCAGCATCGAGAACCTGGACGACACCAAGATCTTCTTCCGCTCGATGCACCAGCTCAGCCCCGAGAAGCAGAAGGCCGTCCGCGCCGAACGCCGCCGCTACCACGAGCGGTTCCGCGCGCTGGTCGAGGAGGGACAGTGCACCGGTGTCTTCCGGTCGCAGCTCCGTCCCGACCTGGTGGTGGACTTCTTCTTCGGCTCGGTGCACCACCTGGGCACCTGGTACCGCGCGGACGGACCGCTCACCGCCGATCAGGTCGCCACGGAATTCGCCGATCTGCTGCTGTATTCGGTACGGCGGCCCTGA